In Shewanella sp. MR-4, the genomic stretch GGCGGCGCGATAAAAATCGGCGCGATACCGTGGGCCTTAGCGGCTTGAATAAATGGCGCAGCTTCTTCCACTGGCACATCGGCGATAAGTACTGAGTCCACGCCCGCTTGCTGCGCTTTGGCATAAAAAGCATCGATGCCATTGGCGAATACGAGGTTCGCGTACAGTAATAACCCGATTGGCAGCTCTGGGTATTTCGCGCGAATTTGCGCTAATAAGTTGAAGCACTGTGTGGGCGTCGTACCCGCGGCGAGGGCTCTGAGGTTCGCGCCTTGGATCACAGGGCCGTCTGCCAGCGGATCGGAGAAGGGAAAGCCTAATTCCAGTGCATCGGCACCATTTTGCACTAAGGTGTCGATAATTTTCAGTGACAGCTCAGGGCTTGGATCGCCCAAAGTAACAAAGGGCACAAAGGCGCCGCGGCCTTCGGCTTTTAAACGGCTAAAAGCGGCGTGATAACGTCCAGCTTGATGAGGGATAGTTTGGGTTGCAGTGTTGCTCATCGTTGTTATTCCTCTTTACCGTTTAAAATGTCTGACACAGTGAAAATATCCTTATCGCCTCGGCCCGAGAGGTTAACGACCAAAATGGTTTCTTTGGTACACTCTTTCGCTAGGCGCAGGGCGTAAGCGAGGGCGTGGGCCGATTCGAGCGCGGGGATAATCCCTTCGCTGCGAGCCAATAGTTGGAAAGCTTCTAGGGCTTCATCATCGGTGGCCGATTCGTAGCGCGCACGGCCTATCGCGTTCAAATGGGCGTGTTGTGGGCCGACGGATGGGAAGTCAAGGCCCGCCGAAATTGAATAGGACTCTTCGATTTGGCCTTCACTGTCCTGCATCAAGGGCGCCTTCATACCAAAGAAAATCCCGGTTTTGCCATGTTTGAGTGGCGCGCCGTGCATATGGGTATCAATGCCTTTACCTGCGGGTTCGACCCCAATCAGCTCGACACTGGTTTCATCAATAAAGTCGGCAAACATACCAATGGCATTAGAGCCACCGCCGACACAGGCGATCACCGCATCGGGCAGACGACCTTCGCGCTCTAGCATTTGCTTCTTGGTTTCTTCACCGATCATACGTTGGAACTCACGCACTATGGTCGGGAAGGGATGCGGCCCTGCGGCTGTGCCTAAGAGATAGTGGGCTTTTTCATAGCTGCCTGACCAGTCGCGCATCGCCTCGTTACAGGCATCTTTTAAGGTGGCCGAGCCTGAGGTGACAGGAATGACTTCTGCGCCCATCAAACGCATTCTAAATACGTTAGGTGATTGGCGGGCAACGTCTTTCGCGCCCATATACACTTTGCATTTTAATCCCAGCAGCGCACAGGCAAGGGCGGTGGCAACACCGTGCTGGCCAGCGCCGGTTTCGGCAATAATTTCCTTTTTACCCATACGTTTAGCCAGTAATGCTTGGCCTAATACTTGGTTGGTTTTATGGGCGCCGCCGTGGAGTAAATCTTCCCGCTTGAGGTAGATTTTTACCATAGGGTTAGGGCTTAAATTGCGGGTTAGTGTCAGTGCCGTTGGGCGACCCGCGTAGTTTTTTAGCAGGTCGGTAAACTCGGCTTGAAAGGATTCATCGGCCTGCGCTTCGACAAAGGCGTTTTCGAGTTGCTTGAGGGCGGGGACTAAAATCTGCGGCACATACATACCGCCGTATTCGCCGAAATAAGGGTTAAGCTTTAACTGTGACATACCTTGTTCCTTATCCTATTCATTTGTTTCGATGACGGTTTAGGTTAACGCCATCGAGTTTCAATTCTTGCTAGCCTGTACTTTGCACAGGTTTTTATAAAAGTGGGTCTAGAGTCGTAATTGACTAAATGCCGCTTGGATTTTCTCTGCCGACTTAATGCCGGGTGCGGTTTCGAGGCCAGAGTTAAAATCTAAACCGTAAAATCCTTGGGCATTGGCACGGGCAGCATTGTCAGCATTGAGGCCACCCGCGAGCATGGCCTCGGCTTTATGGGCAATAGGTAGTTGCCAATCAAAGGCTTGCCCAGTACCACCAAAACCTGCGTCATTCTTGCTATCAAAAAGATAACGCTGCACTCCTCTTGGCATAGCAGCAAGTTCGCTGCTTTGAGCATCGACACTGACCGCCTTCCAAATTTGGGTGTTCAGTCCGGCCTGTTGCAGTAATTGGCTTAGCTCGGCAATTTCCAGCTCAGTCTCGCTGCCGTGCAGTTGCAGCGCGGCTAAGCCACATTCTTGGGCGATACTCGCCATGAACTCAGGCGTGCTATTAACAAACACCCCGACAAACTCAATGGCGGGCAAATTAGCGGCGCGGTATTGCTGTACTAATTGTTTGGCGGCATCTTTAGTGAGCGCGCGTGGCGATTTTTCAGCAAAAATCAGCCCAGCATACACGGCGCCCGCAGTGGCCGCCGCTTGAATATCTTCAAGGCGGGTGAGGCCGCAGACTTTATTGTGACCGAAGATCAATTTACGACAGGCTAAATCAATGTTTTCTTCGGCCATAATCGAGCTCCCGACCAAGAAGCCATCGACTAACGGACTTAAGCGGCGTACTTGTTCGTTAGTGTAAATGCCCGATTCGCTGATCACTACGCGATCGCTGCCGATGTGCGGCGCAAGGGCTTCTGTGGTGGCTAAATCGGTACTTAAATCTCGTAAGTTGCGGTTATTAATGCCAATAATAGGTGCATTTAAGACGATGGCGCGTTTCAGTTCTTCTTCATTGCTGACTTCGGTCAGCACATCGAGTTGATACTTGGCCGCCTCGTTGGCAAGTTGCTGATATCGCTCATCATCGAGCACAGAAAGCATCAACAGAATCGCATCGGCGCCCTGATGAGCCGCTAATTTGATTTGATACTCATCAACAAAAAAGTCTTTACACAGAATCGGTTGACTCACTTTGGCCCGCACTTTCGGGATATAGTCCATGTCCCCTTGGAAAAATTGCTCATCGGTTAATACCGAAATCCCCGCAGCATATTGGGTATAAATAGAAGCGATGGCTTCGACATCAAAGTCTTTACGGATTAAGCCTTTGGATGGACTGGCTTTCTTGCACTCTAAAATATAACCCGCCTTCGGGGCTTTTAAGGCGGCAAATAGACTACGGTCCGAAATCTTGGGGGTTAAGCTGTCTTCAGGAAAACGCAACTTAAGGGCGGCGATATGGGCGGCCTTAGTATCGACGATACGGGTTAAAACGTTGGCTTTTGCTGTGCTGGTTTGCATGCTACCCCTTACATCCTGCGATGCTTGA encodes the following:
- the trpA gene encoding tryptophan synthase subunit alpha — protein: MSNTATQTIPHQAGRYHAAFSRLKAEGRGAFVPFVTLGDPSPELSLKIIDTLVQNGADALELGFPFSDPLADGPVIQGANLRALAAGTTPTQCFNLLAQIRAKYPELPIGLLLYANLVFANGIDAFYAKAQQAGVDSVLIADVPVEEAAPFIQAAKAHGIAPIFIAPPNADSDTLEKVSQSGEGYTYLLSRAGVTGTDTKAGTPVEEILAKLQAFNAPPPLLGFGIAEPAQVSAAIQAGAAGAISGSAVVKIIEAHQQDEAKLLSTLGEFTRAMKAAT
- the trpB gene encoding tryptophan synthase subunit beta; this translates as MSQLKLNPYFGEYGGMYVPQILVPALKQLENAFVEAQADESFQAEFTDLLKNYAGRPTALTLTRNLSPNPMVKIYLKREDLLHGGAHKTNQVLGQALLAKRMGKKEIIAETGAGQHGVATALACALLGLKCKVYMGAKDVARQSPNVFRMRLMGAEVIPVTSGSATLKDACNEAMRDWSGSYEKAHYLLGTAAGPHPFPTIVREFQRMIGEETKKQMLEREGRLPDAVIACVGGGSNAIGMFADFIDETSVELIGVEPAGKGIDTHMHGAPLKHGKTGIFFGMKAPLMQDSEGQIEESYSISAGLDFPSVGPQHAHLNAIGRARYESATDDEALEAFQLLARSEGIIPALESAHALAYALRLAKECTKETILVVNLSGRGDKDIFTVSDILNGKEE
- the trpCF gene encoding bifunctional indole-3-glycerol-phosphate synthase TrpC/phosphoribosylanthranilate isomerase TrpF; the encoded protein is MQTSTAKANVLTRIVDTKAAHIAALKLRFPEDSLTPKISDRSLFAALKAPKAGYILECKKASPSKGLIRKDFDVEAIASIYTQYAAGISVLTDEQFFQGDMDYIPKVRAKVSQPILCKDFFVDEYQIKLAAHQGADAILLMLSVLDDERYQQLANEAAKYQLDVLTEVSNEEELKRAIVLNAPIIGINNRNLRDLSTDLATTEALAPHIGSDRVVISESGIYTNEQVRRLSPLVDGFLVGSSIMAEENIDLACRKLIFGHNKVCGLTRLEDIQAAATAGAVYAGLIFAEKSPRALTKDAAKQLVQQYRAANLPAIEFVGVFVNSTPEFMASIAQECGLAALQLHGSETELEIAELSQLLQQAGLNTQIWKAVSVDAQSSELAAMPRGVQRYLFDSKNDAGFGGTGQAFDWQLPIAHKAEAMLAGGLNADNAARANAQGFYGLDFNSGLETAPGIKSAEKIQAAFSQLRL